The following proteins are encoded in a genomic region of Kineosporiaceae bacterium:
- a CDS encoding peptidase S24: MQPTLSPGDILLVRRGRSGAAVTRLALVDLGGGRPIAVKRLTNRRDDGWWVERDNPAEGVDSWLVGTLHDEAVHGVVLARLWPRPRRL; the protein is encoded by the coding sequence ATGCAGCCGACCCTGAGTCCGGGCGACATCCTGCTGGTGCGCCGCGGCCGGTCCGGCGCCGCCGTGACACGCCTGGCCCTGGTCGACCTGGGCGGTGGGCGCCCGATCGCCGTCAAGCGCCTCACGAACCGCCGGGACGACGGCTGGTGGGTCGAGCGGGACAACCCGGCCGAGGGCGTCGACTCCTGGCTGGTCGGCACCCTGCACGACGAGGCCGTGCACGGCGTCGTCCTGGCCCGGCTGTGGCCCCGGCCCCGGCGGCTGTGA